The uncultured Ilyobacter sp. genome has a segment encoding these proteins:
- the tpx gene encoding thiol peroxidase → MERTGIITMKSNPLTLLGNQVKVGDKAPDFTALKNDMSPFSLSDAKGKVVIISSMPSVDTPVCELQTTIFNQKAGENPEISVVTISVDLPFALSRFCANEGIESAVTLSDHRDLDFGTKYGFIIKELRLLARGVVVIDKEGTIKHLEVVPEVTDQPDYDKALEIAQSLI, encoded by the coding sequence ATGGAAAGAACAGGAATAATAACAATGAAGAGTAATCCCCTTACACTATTGGGCAACCAGGTCAAGGTGGGAGATAAGGCCCCTGATTTTACAGCTCTAAAAAATGACATGAGTCCTTTTTCTCTAAGTGATGCTAAGGGAAAGGTGGTCATCATATCATCTATGCCCTCTGTAGATACACCGGTGTGCGAGCTTCAGACCACTATTTTCAATCAAAAAGCAGGGGAAAATCCGGAAATATCTGTAGTGACAATCTCTGTAGACCTCCCCTTCGCATTGAGTAGATTCTGTGCAAACGAGGGAATCGAATCTGCTGTAACTCTTTCAGACCACAGAGACCTTGATTTCGGAACAAAATATGGATTCATTATAAAGGAACTGAGACTTCTTGCAAGAGGAGTTGTGGTAATAGACAAGGAAGGTACTATCAAACACTTAGAGGTTGTCCCTGAGGTGACAGATCAGCCAGATTATGACAAGGCCCTCGAGATTGCCCAGTCTCTTATCTAA
- a CDS encoding DNA-3-methyladenine glycosylase I — protein MRCSWCGDNPLYIKYHDEEWGVPVYDDRIHFEFLVLESAQAGLSWLTVLKKRANYRKAYKGFDPEIVAAFDQNKIDELMQNKGIIRNKKKIEASVNNAKVFLEVQKEFGSFSNYIWSFVEGRQVVSSYESIEELPAKTAQSEALAKDMKKRGFKFLGPVILYSHMQATGLVNDHIVSCFRHKEITE, from the coding sequence ATGAGATGTAGCTGGTGTGGGGATAATCCCCTATACATAAAATATCATGACGAAGAGTGGGGTGTCCCTGTATATGATGACAGGATCCATTTTGAGTTTTTGGTTTTAGAATCTGCCCAAGCAGGACTCTCCTGGCTTACTGTCCTCAAAAAAAGAGCGAATTACAGAAAGGCTTATAAAGGCTTTGACCCGGAAATTGTTGCAGCTTTTGATCAAAATAAGATAGATGAACTTATGCAGAATAAGGGGATAATCAGAAACAAAAAAAAGATAGAAGCTTCAGTAAACAATGCAAAAGTTTTTTTAGAGGTTCAAAAAGAATTTGGCAGTTTCAGCAATTACATATGGTCATTTGTAGAGGGAAGGCAGGTGGTTTCCTCTTATGAAAGTATAGAGGAACTTCCTGCAAAGACAGCTCAGTCAGAAGCCCTGGCAAAGGATATGAAAAAACGTGGCTTTAAGTTCCTAGGGCCTGTAATACTTTATTCTCACATGCAGGCTACCGGACTTGTAAATGACCATATTGTTTCCTGTTTTAGGCACAAAGAGATCACTGAGTAA
- the speD gene encoding adenosylmethionine decarboxylase, giving the protein MKLETLGRHILIEYYNCDEEVLKSPELIEKHMNEAARIANATIVNSVFHHFNPYGVSGAVIISESHLAIHTWPEYGYASVDVFTCGDKINPWTAFDYLEKMFGASRSESIEVPRGMTEKIKKFHPNGEDLGKIVFKPDAE; this is encoded by the coding sequence ATGAAATTAGAAACTTTAGGGAGACACATTTTGATAGAGTACTACAACTGTGACGAAGAAGTATTGAAAAGCCCTGAACTTATTGAAAAACATATGAATGAGGCGGCTAGAATTGCAAACGCAACTATAGTGAATTCCGTATTTCATCATTTCAATCCTTACGGAGTTTCAGGAGCGGTAATAATATCTGAATCACATTTGGCAATTCATACATGGCCAGAGTATGGTTATGCATCGGTGGACGTTTTTACATGCGGGGACAAGATCAATCCGTGGACGGCTTTTGATTACCTGGAAAAAATGTTTGGAGCTAGCAGAAGTGAGTCTATAGAGGTACCTAGAGGTATGACTGAAAAAATAAAAAAATTCCATCCAAATGGAGAAGATCTGGGTAAAATAGTATTCAAGCCAGATGCTGAATAA
- a CDS encoding [Fe-Fe] hydrogenase large subunit C-terminal domain-containing protein, translated as MQVMNFSEANCKHCYKCVRKCEVKAIKIENDQAHIMEDKCIACGQCFAICPQNARNIMSDLDFVKNAISSGRNVNISIAPSFRGFFEESQRFVSAIKKLGFNQIEETAVGADMVSQAYEKYLSSQESGAFITTCCPSVVFLIQKYYPSLVDNLIPFVSPMIAHGKLLKKERPNDLTVFLGPCVSKKCEAISRENDGIIDAVLTFDEIAKWLSEENIDYLELAPSDPHKYGSAKGKQYPIVGGILEGIKDEISKKGLISMRIDGVDECKEVFKEIINGNVENSCIEVSACKKSCIGGPGGHHISSSIFSRLQNVKEYLMSAKTEEAPAECILSETDLKKIIPKNPLKELEIDEKRIKETLVKMGKFSKVDELNCASCGYNTCRENAIAVLKGMSSIDMCMPFIKSRAERISNEIFENSPNALLIVNDNLEIIESNMSFSRFFGVTPSDSKGQRIDNFIPGDDLFSVIEDKQNMLWKKIHIPEFSLYMKESVIHLDNQNALLIILSDISDEEKRRGELFELKENTLNVTQGVIEKQMRVAQEIASLLGETTAETKVALTKLKHVLEKEGAEL; from the coding sequence ATGCAGGTAATGAATTTTTCAGAAGCTAACTGTAAACACTGTTATAAATGTGTAAGAAAATGTGAAGTAAAGGCTATAAAAATAGAAAATGATCAGGCACATATAATGGAGGATAAGTGCATCGCCTGTGGGCAGTGTTTTGCAATCTGTCCCCAAAATGCAAGGAATATAATGTCTGACCTTGATTTTGTAAAAAATGCCATATCTTCTGGAAGAAATGTAAACATATCCATAGCTCCATCTTTCAGAGGTTTTTTTGAGGAGTCCCAGCGTTTTGTATCTGCAATTAAAAAACTGGGCTTCAACCAAATAGAAGAGACTGCAGTGGGAGCAGACATGGTTTCACAGGCCTACGAAAAATATCTCTCCTCTCAAGAAAGCGGGGCATTTATAACTACATGCTGTCCCTCGGTAGTATTTCTCATTCAAAAATATTACCCCTCTCTTGTGGACAACCTTATACCCTTTGTGTCTCCCATGATCGCCCACGGGAAGCTCTTGAAAAAAGAGCGTCCCAACGACCTGACTGTGTTTTTAGGTCCCTGTGTTTCAAAAAAATGTGAAGCTATCTCTAGGGAAAACGACGGAATTATCGATGCTGTTCTGACTTTTGATGAGATAGCCAAGTGGCTTTCTGAAGAAAATATAGACTATCTAGAGTTGGCTCCGTCGGATCCGCATAAGTACGGTTCTGCCAAGGGTAAACAATACCCAATCGTAGGAGGTATCCTAGAAGGAATAAAGGATGAAATTTCTAAAAAAGGACTCATCTCCATGAGAATAGATGGGGTGGACGAGTGCAAGGAAGTATTCAAAGAGATAATAAACGGAAATGTGGAAAACTCCTGTATAGAGGTAAGTGCCTGTAAAAAAAGCTGTATAGGGGGACCCGGCGGCCATCACATCTCCTCATCTATATTCTCAAGACTTCAAAATGTGAAAGAATATCTCATGTCGGCTAAAACCGAAGAAGCTCCTGCAGAGTGTATCTTATCAGAAACAGATCTGAAAAAAATTATCCCTAAAAACCCATTAAAAGAGCTAGAGATAGATGAAAAAAGAATAAAAGAAACTCTTGTTAAAATGGGTAAGTTCAGTAAGGTTGATGAACTAAACTGTGCCAGCTGCGGTTACAATACCTGCAGGGAAAATGCAATTGCCGTCCTTAAGGGAATGTCCAGTATCGATATGTGTATGCCTTTCATAAAGAGCAGAGCCGAAAGAATCTCCAATGAGATCTTTGAAAATTCCCCAAATGCACTGCTTATTGTAAATGATAACCTTGAGATCATAGAATCCAATATGTCATTTTCCAGGTTTTTCGGAGTGACACCTTCAGACAGCAAAGGACAGAGAATAGACAATTTTATACCAGGGGACGATCTGTTTTCGGTTATTGAAGATAAACAAAATATGCTTTGGAAAAAAATTCATATTCCAGAATTTAGTCTTTATATGAAAGAAAGTGTTATCCACCTAGACAATCAAAATGCTCTTCTGATTATCCTTTCTGATATAAGTGACGAGGAAAAAAGAAGGGGAGAACTTTTTGAGCTCAAAGAAAATACCCTAAATGTGACTCAGGGAGTGATAGAAAAACAGATGAGAGTAGCCCAGGAGATAGCCAGCCTTCTAGGAGAAACAACTGCTGAGACCAAGGTTGCTCTGACAAAATTAAAACATGTCCTAGAGAAAGAAGGTGCAGAGCTTTGA
- a CDS encoding shikimate kinase: protein MKDNIALIGFMGSGKTTVGRQLAKALEMKFVDIDKLIAAKESKNISEIFSEKGEGYFRRLEKQIVVEESKDNNVIISTGGGVIIDNDNIKNLRKTSFVVFLDCEIECIYNRVKRRKNRPLLNVENMYETIQELYEMRKVLYKISSDFRVEIDSDTNIYDTVDKIKEAYINS from the coding sequence ATGAAGGACAACATAGCTCTCATTGGTTTCATGGGAAGTGGTAAGACCACTGTGGGAAGACAGCTGGCAAAGGCCCTTGAGATGAAATTTGTAGATATAGACAAATTGATAGCAGCAAAAGAGAGTAAAAACATTTCAGAAATATTCAGTGAGAAGGGTGAAGGGTATTTTAGAAGACTAGAAAAACAGATAGTTGTAGAAGAATCAAAAGACAATAATGTCATTATCTCTACTGGCGGCGGGGTTATTATAGATAATGACAATATAAAAAACTTGAGAAAAACCTCTTTCGTGGTATTTTTGGACTGTGAGATAGAATGTATATATAACCGTGTGAAGCGAAGGAAAAACCGTCCCCTTCTCAATGTGGAAAATATGTATGAGACTATCCAGGAACTATATGAAATGAGAAAGGTGCTTTATAAGATATCTTCCGATTTCAGGGTTGAAATAGACAGTGATACCAACATATACGACACTGTTGACAAGATAAAGGAGGCTTATATCAACAGCTAA
- a CDS encoding DUF503 domain-containing protein, with amino-acid sequence MYVAAVKIKIRFVISFSLKDKRMRLRSIKDKFTSKFKTQLTEVELQDNKNFSILGFSFVSGSYSLAESIEGKMIAYIEDNCEDEIVDIASYIEKF; translated from the coding sequence ATGTATGTGGCTGCAGTGAAGATTAAAATAAGATTTGTCATCAGTTTTTCCCTGAAAGACAAGAGGATGAGATTGAGAAGCATAAAGGATAAGTTTACATCAAAGTTTAAGACACAGCTTACAGAGGTGGAACTCCAGGACAATAAAAATTTTTCGATTTTAGGTTTTTCCTTTGTATCTGGAAGTTACAGTCTAGCAGAGAGTATAGAGGGGAAAATGATAGCTTATATAGAGGATAACTGTGAAGATGAGATAGTGGATATAGCGTCATATATCGAAAAGTTTTAA
- a CDS encoding ADP-ribosylglycohydrolase family protein, whose protein sequence is MSKKGLLLGSILADAFSLGGHWIYDTEKIKDEFGEYSDLNDPLPDSFHKNRKKGEHTHYGDQTLLLLEYLAEKYEFDEKSFRDFWKFHMKKYDGYMDYATKKTLEMIEIGEEWGSHSNDLAGASRIAPIIYCFSEEKGVEYSKVQTKITHNNEQVIAASEFFARTAYRVLEGIKPHEAMEEVSAEMKNRWISEKLEKAKLLVETDTVEAVKKLGQSCSIEGAFPATILLILKYSDNYEEGMIKNVMSGGDSAARGLIAGMVIGAYSESTIPKRWLKEMCSLERVNF, encoded by the coding sequence ATGAGCAAGAAAGGATTACTTTTAGGATCGATTTTGGCAGATGCTTTTTCTCTGGGAGGACACTGGATATACGACACAGAGAAAATAAAGGATGAGTTCGGGGAGTATAGTGATCTCAATGATCCTCTACCTGACAGCTTCCATAAAAACAGAAAAAAAGGGGAGCATACCCACTATGGAGATCAGACCCTTCTTCTCTTGGAATACTTGGCGGAAAAATATGAGTTTGACGAAAAGAGTTTCAGAGATTTCTGGAAATTTCATATGAAAAAGTATGATGGCTATATGGATTATGCTACCAAAAAAACCCTGGAAATGATAGAAATCGGTGAGGAATGGGGTTCTCATTCCAATGATTTAGCCGGCGCTTCTAGGATAGCCCCTATAATCTATTGCTTTTCCGAGGAGAAAGGGGTAGAATATTCTAAAGTCCAGACAAAGATTACCCATAACAATGAGCAGGTAATCGCAGCTTCTGAATTTTTTGCAAGAACAGCATACAGAGTTCTAGAGGGAATAAAGCCTCATGAGGCAATGGAAGAGGTATCTGCAGAGATGAAAAATAGGTGGATATCGGAAAAATTAGAAAAAGCAAAGTTACTGGTAGAAACAGATACCGTAGAGGCCGTGAAAAAATTGGGTCAGTCGTGCAGTATAGAAGGGGCTTTTCCCGCGACGATACTGCTGATACTCAAGTATTCTGACAATTATGAAGAGGGAATGATAAAAAATGTAATGTCAGGAGGGGACTCTGCAGCTAGGGGCCTAATAGCAGGGATGGTTATAGGGGCCTATTCAGAATCCACCATACCCAAAAGATGGCTGAAAGAGATGTGCAGTTTAGAGAGAGTAAATTTTTAG
- a CDS encoding XRE family transcriptional regulator: MIIGEKIKRLRQGKLLTQEELADRCELSKGFISQLERDLTSPSIATLVDILESLGTNLKEFFNEEEDEKIVFSNDDFFEFEDNDLKYRIDWIVPNAQKNAMEPILITLAQEGSYKLESAHEGEEFGYVLKGNIYVHLGDKKHKAKKGESFYYKAKKDHYISNAGKVEAKVIWVSTPPSF, translated from the coding sequence ATGATAATTGGTGAAAAAATAAAAAGGCTGCGACAGGGGAAGCTGCTTACACAGGAGGAGTTAGCAGACAGGTGTGAACTTTCTAAGGGGTTTATCTCACAGCTAGAAAGAGACCTTACATCTCCATCTATAGCTACCCTTGTAGATATATTAGAAAGTCTCGGGACAAACTTAAAGGAATTTTTTAATGAAGAGGAAGATGAGAAAATCGTATTCTCAAATGATGACTTTTTTGAATTTGAAGATAACGACCTTAAATACAGAATCGACTGGATAGTCCCAAATGCCCAAAAAAATGCCATGGAGCCTATTCTTATAACCTTGGCTCAGGAAGGTTCTTACAAATTGGAATCTGCCCACGAGGGAGAGGAGTTCGGGTATGTTTTAAAGGGAAATATCTATGTTCATTTGGGGGATAAAAAACACAAGGCTAAAAAAGGGGAAAGTTTTTACTACAAGGCCAAAAAAGACCATTATATATCCAATGCAGGAAAGGTGGAAGCCAAGGTAATATGGGTAAGTACACCTCCCTCATTTTAA
- a CDS encoding (2Fe-2S) ferredoxin domain-containing protein gives MFLNFVEVNNMVLKVCVGSACHIKGSEQVIQILQKCIKESNMEDQITLKASFCLGNCTKAVSVTVDDGEEVFSLSPQNTTEFFKNIMKKVI, from the coding sequence ATGTTCTTAAATTTTGTCGAGGTGAATAATATGGTTTTGAAAGTATGCGTGGGAAGTGCCTGTCATATAAAAGGCTCTGAACAAGTGATCCAGATTTTACAAAAATGTATAAAAGAGTCTAACATGGAGGATCAGATAACACTAAAAGCCTCATTTTGTCTAGGCAATTGTACAAAGGCTGTATCTGTTACAGTTGATGATGGAGAAGAAGTGTTTTCCCTCTCTCCTCAAAATACCACTGAATTTTTTAAAAATATTATGAAAAAGGTGATTTGA
- a CDS encoding Dabb family protein has product MVVHLVFFKFKEEKKKENMEKLKRDLEALELSQLKNLEVGIDFNGSPRAYDMSLYTEFDTREDLDFYQNFPPHVEIKKFLVENEIDTAVVDYEK; this is encoded by the coding sequence TTGGTAGTTCACCTAGTATTTTTTAAATTTAAAGAGGAAAAGAAAAAAGAAAATATGGAAAAGTTAAAGAGGGATTTAGAGGCTTTAGAACTAAGTCAACTGAAAAACCTAGAGGTAGGGATCGATTTCAACGGTTCTCCAAGGGCTTATGACATGTCCCTCTATACAGAATTTGACACCAGGGAAGACCTTGATTTTTATCAGAATTTTCCACCTCACGTAGAGATAAAAAAATTCCTAGTGGAAAATGAGATCGACACAGCAGTGGTAGATTACGAGAAATAA
- the metK gene encoding methionine adenosyltransferase, giving the protein MENKIFFTSECVSPGHPDKIADQISDAVLDACIAEDPNSRVACEVFCTTGQVVVGGEITTNTYVDVQKIVRDKIDEIGYKQGMGFDSDCGVLNAIHSQSPDIAMGVDIGGAGDQGIMFGGAVKETPELMPLALVLAREIIIKYTRMARSKEIIWGRPDAKSQVTLAYNKNGTVDHVDTVVVSVQHNPEVSQEEIHETIIEKVVKPVLEKYKMNPGRVKHYHINPTGRFVIGGPHGDAGLTGRKIIVDTYGGYFRHGGGAFSGKDPSKVDRSAAYAARWVAKNIVAAELAEKCEIQLSYAIGVVEPTSVKVDTFGTGKIEEVKLAEIVQKVFDLSPRGIELALELRSGNFKYQDLAAFGHIGRTDIDLPWERTNKVEAIKKLV; this is encoded by the coding sequence ATGGAAAACAAAATATTCTTTACTTCAGAATGTGTGTCACCGGGCCATCCAGATAAGATAGCCGACCAGATATCAGATGCGGTGTTAGATGCTTGCATAGCCGAGGATCCAAATTCTAGGGTAGCCTGCGAGGTGTTCTGTACCACAGGTCAGGTAGTGGTAGGAGGAGAGATAACTACCAATACATATGTAGATGTACAAAAGATAGTAAGAGACAAGATAGACGAGATCGGATACAAGCAGGGTATGGGATTTGACTCAGACTGCGGAGTACTAAATGCAATTCACTCACAGTCACCTGACATAGCTATGGGTGTAGATATCGGTGGAGCAGGAGACCAGGGAATAATGTTCGGAGGAGCTGTAAAAGAAACACCTGAACTTATGCCTTTAGCCCTTGTTCTTGCAAGGGAGATAATCATAAAATATACAAGAATGGCGAGATCTAAAGAGATAATCTGGGGAAGACCAGATGCAAAATCTCAGGTGACTCTTGCATATAATAAAAACGGGACTGTGGATCATGTAGATACGGTAGTAGTGTCTGTACAGCATAATCCTGAAGTGAGCCAGGAAGAGATCCATGAGACAATAATCGAGAAGGTTGTAAAACCTGTCCTTGAAAAATATAAAATGAATCCTGGAAGAGTAAAACATTACCATATCAATCCAACAGGAAGATTCGTAATCGGTGGACCTCACGGAGATGCAGGACTCACAGGAAGAAAGATAATAGTAGATACTTACGGTGGATACTTCAGACACGGTGGGGGAGCTTTCTCAGGAAAGGACCCTTCGAAGGTAGATAGATCGGCTGCTTATGCAGCGAGATGGGTAGCTAAAAATATAGTTGCTGCAGAACTTGCAGAAAAGTGTGAGATACAGCTATCTTATGCTATAGGCGTTGTAGAGCCTACATCTGTAAAGGTGGATACCTTTGGAACAGGAAAGATAGAAGAGGTAAAACTGGCAGAGATAGTGCAAAAGGTGTTTGATCTAAGTCCTAGGGGGATAGAGCTGGCCTTAGAGCTCAGATCAGGAAACTTTAAGTATCAGGATTTGGCAGCCTTCGGTCATATAGGAAGGACAGACATAGACCTTCCTTGGGAAAGAACAAACAAGGTAGAGGCTATAAAAAAACTTGTATAG
- a CDS encoding SpoIIE family protein phosphatase, with amino-acid sequence MTEYFIDVSYKNINKFGEELCGDNVETVKTDDGVILVLSDGLGSGVKANILATLTSKIAVTMLKEGATIEETIDTITNTLPECSVRKLAYSTFTIIKIKNSGETYMVEYDNPPCFFFRKGCDYPLNKVERVVNGKKIHESHFKMTTEDLLVVTSDGAVHAGVGELLNLGWQWEDINDFLRSLSEKNYFSGEVSENLLAVCNKLYNNKPGDDTTVLSVKLQYRKYLDLFTGPPAKPEDDVILLEKIREAKGLRILSGGTTSNIVSKALGEEVVINLKDYQKYNVPPVGFMRGVDLVTEGLITLNKTVDLIKKFHDATYSGENYPLTEEDGATLISRMLLKESTHINIWAGTAVNPAHQNPDLPTEFNIKLKVVRELKFWLEKLGKTVNLIYL; translated from the coding sequence TTGACAGAATACTTTATAGATGTCTCCTATAAAAATATCAATAAGTTCGGGGAAGAGCTCTGCGGGGACAATGTGGAAACTGTTAAGACAGATGACGGAGTCATACTCGTCCTTTCAGATGGACTAGGAAGTGGTGTCAAGGCAAATATACTAGCTACCCTCACCTCGAAAATAGCTGTCACTATGCTAAAAGAGGGGGCCACTATAGAGGAAACCATAGACACCATCACAAACACTCTTCCTGAATGCAGTGTCAGAAAGCTGGCTTATTCTACATTTACAATTATAAAAATAAAAAATAGCGGAGAGACCTACATGGTGGAATATGACAACCCTCCATGTTTCTTCTTTAGAAAAGGATGTGACTACCCCTTAAATAAGGTAGAACGGGTAGTCAACGGAAAGAAGATACACGAATCCCACTTTAAAATGACCACCGAGGATCTTCTTGTGGTAACAAGTGACGGTGCCGTCCATGCAGGGGTGGGAGAACTGCTGAACCTTGGATGGCAGTGGGAAGATATAAACGACTTTCTGAGAAGTCTCTCTGAAAAAAACTATTTCTCCGGGGAAGTATCGGAAAATCTTCTGGCTGTATGCAACAAACTCTACAACAATAAACCAGGTGACGACACCACTGTCTTATCAGTAAAGCTCCAATATAGAAAGTATCTCGACCTCTTCACAGGTCCACCTGCAAAACCTGAGGACGATGTTATCTTGCTAGAAAAAATCAGAGAGGCAAAGGGGCTTAGGATCCTTTCTGGAGGAACTACTTCCAACATTGTTTCAAAGGCCTTGGGGGAAGAGGTGGTTATCAATCTAAAAGATTATCAAAAGTACAATGTCCCCCCTGTGGGATTCATGAGGGGAGTTGACTTAGTTACAGAGGGGCTTATCACCCTTAACAAAACAGTGGACTTGATAAAAAAATTCCATGATGCCACCTACTCTGGAGAAAATTATCCTCTGACCGAAGAAGATGGAGCCACCCTCATTTCAAGAATGCTCTTAAAAGAATCGACGCATATAAATATATGGGCAGGAACAGCTGTAAATCCGGCACATCAAAACCCAGACCTTCCTACAGAATTCAACATTAAGTTGAAAGTTGTAAGAGAGCTGAAGTTTTGGCTTGAAAAACTTGGGAAAACTGTAAATCTGATATACCTGTAA
- a CDS encoding SDR family NAD(P)-dependent oxidoreductase has translation MNRISKKMVLITGATSGIGRATAMAYAKMGANLILAGRNIEILKEIKSKLHEWYDIKVHVLKFDVRDLEKIKESVNNLPEEFKKIDILINNAGLALGLNKIHESSFESFDTIMDTNVKGLLYVTRVVVPYMLEHSPEGHIVNIGSTAAQAAYAGGGVYCASKAAVKTLSDGMRIDLVDTSVRVTTINPGMVETNFSITRFEGDKKRADKVYEGIEPLAAEDVADTIIYATNLPLNVQICDLTLTPNHQADVRTSYRQK, from the coding sequence ATGAATAGAATATCAAAAAAAATGGTACTTATCACAGGAGCCACAAGCGGAATAGGAAGGGCCACGGCTATGGCTTATGCAAAAATGGGAGCTAACCTCATTCTTGCAGGTAGAAATATAGAAATCTTGAAAGAGATAAAATCAAAACTTCACGAGTGGTACGACATAAAGGTGCATGTACTGAAATTTGACGTGAGAGATTTAGAAAAGATCAAAGAATCGGTGAATAACCTTCCTGAGGAGTTTAAAAAAATAGATATTTTGATCAATAATGCCGGTCTGGCTCTCGGCTTGAATAAAATCCATGAAAGCAGTTTTGAGAGTTTTGATACAATAATGGACACCAACGTAAAGGGGCTTTTATATGTAACCCGGGTGGTAGTTCCTTATATGTTAGAACATAGTCCTGAGGGTCATATTGTAAATATAGGCTCAACCGCTGCTCAGGCTGCTTATGCAGGGGGAGGGGTTTACTGTGCCTCTAAGGCAGCTGTAAAGACACTGAGTGACGGGATGAGGATAGACCTTGTAGATACATCTGTGAGGGTGACAACAATAAATCCTGGAATGGTAGAGACCAATTTTAGCATCACAAGGTTTGAGGGGGATAAAAAGAGAGCCGATAAGGTCTATGAAGGAATAGAACCCCTTGCGGCGGAAGATGTTGCAGATACAATAATTTATGCAACCAATCTGCCTCTGAATGTGCAGATATGCGACCTTACCCTGACTCCAAATCATCAGGCCGACGTGAGAACATCTTATAGACAAAAGTAA
- the speE gene encoding polyamine aminopropyltransferase, producing the protein MLNLWFTEDWTPECKFSIKIKEHFHTEKSPFQQLDFFDSYEFGKFFTLDGIMMANEKDEFVYHDMISHVALATNPNIKKVLVIGGGDGGTVREITRYPHIEKIDMVEIDERVVRLCQKYLVQTSCKLEDPRVNLYFQDGLKFVEDAEEKSYDLILVDSTDPIGPGEGLFTREFYTNCFRALSDDGILINQHESPYFDKEAGQMKRAHKRIKDLFPISKVYQFHIPTYPSGHWLFGFASKKYDPVADHKPEEWEKFGLKTKYYNSEIHKASFALPTFVKDMLEESE; encoded by the coding sequence ATGCTAAATCTTTGGTTTACAGAGGATTGGACACCAGAGTGTAAATTTTCTATAAAAATAAAAGAGCATTTTCATACAGAAAAAAGTCCTTTTCAGCAGTTGGACTTTTTTGATTCTTATGAATTTGGAAAGTTCTTTACCCTTGACGGAATTATGATGGCCAATGAGAAAGATGAGTTTGTATATCATGATATGATCTCACATGTTGCCCTTGCAACTAATCCCAATATAAAAAAGGTCCTTGTTATCGGCGGTGGAGACGGAGGAACTGTGAGGGAGATAACTAGATATCCTCACATAGAGAAAATAGATATGGTAGAGATAGATGAAAGAGTAGTGAGACTCTGTCAGAAATATCTTGTACAGACATCTTGCAAATTAGAGGATCCAAGGGTAAACCTTTATTTTCAAGACGGGCTAAAGTTTGTAGAAGATGCAGAAGAAAAAAGTTATGACCTAATACTTGTTGACTCTACAGACCCGATAGGTCCTGGAGAGGGACTTTTTACAAGGGAGTTTTACACAAACTGCTTTAGAGCCTTATCTGACGATGGAATTCTTATAAATCAGCACGAAAGTCCTTATTTCGATAAAGAGGCCGGGCAGATGAAAAGGGCTCACAAGAGAATAAAAGATCTATTCCCAATTTCAAAGGTATATCAATTTCATATCCCAACTTATCCCTCAGGACACTGGCTTTTTGGATTTGCATCTAAGAAATATGATCCTGTAGCAGATCATAAGCCTGAAGAATGGGAAAAATTTGGGCTTAAAACCAAATACTACAACTCAGAGATTCACAAGGCTTCTTTTGCACTGCCTACTTTTGTGAAGGATATGCTTGAAGAGTCTGAGTAA